In Bacillota bacterium, the following proteins share a genomic window:
- a CDS encoding D-2-hydroxyacid dehydrogenase, producing MPVLVLAPFFRRQAELWQPGWPPVRWLLPPSERPPEGWWRALGAELAAVEVVVAGGHIRLEPLLPLLPRLAWVHAASAGVDRLVEPLREAARAGRRILLTNASGTNAVPIAEHVILAVLALARGLPEYVRQQEARLWRPHEAREVQGATLVIAGYGSIGREVARRARGLGMRVLGLRRRPGPVETGDGWADEVGGPESARAFFAQADYLLLSLPRTPETEHYLDAEKIGWLPQRAVVINVGRGALVDEAALVEALRSGRIAGAALDVFEREPLPPESPLWGDPRVLVTPHVAWSSPETPRRGAELFAANLRRYLAGQPLCNLVELEAGY from the coding sequence GTGCCCGTGCTGGTCCTGGCCCCCTTCTTCCGCCGCCAGGCGGAGCTCTGGCAGCCCGGATGGCCGCCGGTCCGCTGGCTCCTGCCGCCCTCGGAGAGGCCGCCGGAAGGGTGGTGGAGAGCGCTGGGCGCCGAGCTGGCCGCGGTCGAGGTGGTGGTGGCCGGCGGCCACATCCGGCTGGAGCCGCTCCTCCCGCTGCTGCCGCGGCTCGCCTGGGTCCATGCCGCCTCGGCAGGCGTCGACCGCCTGGTCGAGCCGCTCCGCGAGGCCGCGCGGGCCGGGCGCCGGATCCTCCTGACCAACGCCAGCGGAACCAACGCCGTCCCCATCGCCGAACACGTGATCCTGGCCGTGCTCGCCCTGGCGCGAGGACTGCCGGAGTACGTCCGCCAGCAGGAGGCGCGGCTCTGGCGCCCGCACGAGGCGCGGGAGGTGCAGGGGGCGACGCTGGTCATCGCCGGCTACGGCTCCATCGGTCGCGAGGTGGCGCGCCGGGCGCGCGGACTGGGGATGCGGGTGCTGGGGCTTCGCCGCCGGCCGGGTCCGGTGGAGACCGGGGACGGCTGGGCGGACGAGGTCGGCGGTCCCGAGTCGGCCCGCGCCTTCTTCGCCCAGGCCGACTACCTCCTCCTGTCGCTGCCGCGGACGCCGGAGACGGAGCACTATCTGGACGCCGAGAAGATCGGATGGCTGCCGCAGCGGGCGGTGGTGATCAACGTCGGCCGGGGGGCGCTGGTGGACGAGGCCGCGCTGGTCGAGGCGCTCCGCTCGGGGAGGATCGCCGGGGCGGCGCTGGACGTCTTCGAGCGGGAGCCGCTTCCTCCCGAGAGCCCGCTCTGGGGCGATCCGCGCGTCCTGGTCACGCCCCACGTGGCCTGGAGTTCGCCGGAGACGCCGCGCCGGGGCGCCGAGCTCTTCGCGGCCAACCTGCGCCGCTACCTGGCCGGTCAGCCGCTCTGCAACCTTGTGGAACTGGAGGCGGGTTACTGA
- a CDS encoding PLP-dependent aminotransferase family protein: MERAAAGRGATAPATGWALDGGLPEEATFPREELARAAARVLEGDPRALQYGGGDGPRRLRQQVALHLARRGLCVEPERILVTAGAAEALDLAARALLAPDRPVWLQELTWFGALRIFGRNAGGRLEALPMDGEGLDLDALERALREVESGLRQRPAFLYLTTTFQNPTGRTLGEPARRRLADLARRHDLLMLEDDPYGDLAFDGEPPLPLAALAPERTILVGTVSKIVAPGLRIGWAVAEPQLLGRLAALRPGGETQPFVQELLAAWWEEADLPGRVAALRRTYRARRDALLAGLERWLAPRGASWEVPAGGFFVWLRLPVGVDAVRLQALAEARGLRYAAGRAFTVDGHEPGAIRLCFTHEREERLEEAAGVLGEVLDRAREAAAV; this comes from the coding sequence ATGGAGAGAGCAGCGGCCGGGCGAGGGGCGACCGCCCCCGCCACGGGCTGGGCGCTGGACGGGGGCCTGCCGGAGGAGGCCACCTTTCCCCGGGAGGAGCTGGCGCGGGCGGCGGCGCGGGTGCTGGAGGGCGACCCGCGTGCGCTGCAATACGGGGGCGGGGACGGGCCGCGCCGGCTGCGGCAGCAGGTGGCGCTCCACCTGGCCCGGCGCGGCCTTTGCGTCGAGCCGGAGCGGATCCTGGTGACGGCCGGCGCGGCCGAGGCGCTGGACCTGGCGGCCCGCGCGCTCCTCGCGCCGGATCGTCCGGTCTGGCTCCAGGAGCTGACCTGGTTCGGCGCCCTGCGCATCTTCGGCCGGAATGCCGGCGGCCGTCTCGAGGCCCTGCCCATGGACGGGGAAGGGCTCGACCTGGATGCGCTGGAGCGCGCGCTCCGGGAGGTGGAGTCCGGGCTCCGGCAGCGGCCGGCCTTCCTCTATCTGACCACGACCTTCCAGAATCCGACGGGCCGCACCCTGGGCGAGCCGGCGCGGCGGCGGCTGGCGGATCTGGCCCGCCGCCACGACCTCCTGATGCTGGAGGACGACCCGTACGGAGACCTGGCCTTCGACGGCGAGCCGCCGCTGCCCCTGGCGGCGCTGGCGCCGGAGCGGACGATCCTGGTGGGGACGGTCTCCAAGATCGTGGCGCCGGGCCTGCGCATCGGCTGGGCGGTGGCCGAGCCCCAGCTCCTCGGGCGGCTGGCCGCCCTCCGGCCGGGCGGCGAGACGCAACCCTTCGTCCAGGAGCTGCTCGCCGCCTGGTGGGAGGAAGCCGACCTCCCCGGGCGCGTCGCCGCGCTCCGGCGGACCTACCGGGCGCGACGGGACGCGCTCCTGGCGGGGCTGGAGCGGTGGCTCGCCCCGCGCGGCGCCAGCTGGGAGGTGCCGGCCGGCGGCTTCTTCGTCTGGCTCCGGCTGCCGGTGGGGGTGGACGCGGTCCGCCTCCAGGCCCTGGCCGAGGCGAGGGGCCTCCGCTACGCCGCCGGGCGCGCCTTCACCGTCGACGGGCACGAGCCCGGGGCGATCCGGCTCTGCTTCACCCACGAGAGGGAGGAGCGGCTGGAAGAGGCGGCGGGCGTCCTGGGCGAGGTGCTGGACCGGGCGCGGGAGGCGGCGGCCGTTTGA
- a CDS encoding trypsin-like peptidase domain-containing protein yields the protein MEAVAPRLAHVTSVDEAGERVAFGTGFAFDERHLVCNSQVLQQERVLVQMPDGRERHARRIAADPLYFLGFLEMEDGEPAWQEAPPVQFVPEEELRPGLAVVALGYPMGDQIEVTSGVISGVDRTVYRPERIPVDGLVVTDAPIHPGNTGGPLLLLDGRVAGINGIPWMHGLSLAVGAPAFTRVIGQILEHGEATHPWLGFSGQREVIEPEMVSLLGLPVDRGIAVRMVTENGPGARAGVQPLDLVVRVDDVPADSLGTIRQRLSLYRPGQSAKLTVLRGGALLELDFPVEQVPQLRALQ from the coding sequence ATGGAGGCCGTTGCGCCCCGCCTGGCCCACGTCACCTCGGTGGACGAGGCGGGGGAGCGCGTCGCCTTCGGGACGGGTTTCGCCTTCGACGAGCGCCACCTGGTCTGCAACTCCCAGGTCCTGCAGCAGGAGCGGGTCCTGGTGCAGATGCCCGACGGCAGAGAGCGGCACGCCCGCCGGATCGCGGCGGACCCGCTCTATTTCCTGGGCTTCCTGGAGATGGAGGACGGAGAGCCGGCCTGGCAGGAGGCACCGCCGGTCCAGTTCGTGCCGGAGGAGGAGCTCCGCCCCGGCTTGGCGGTGGTCGCCCTGGGCTATCCCATGGGCGACCAGATCGAGGTCACCTCCGGCGTGATCAGCGGCGTCGACCGGACCGTCTACCGGCCGGAGCGGATCCCCGTGGACGGCCTGGTGGTGACCGACGCCCCCATCCACCCCGGCAACACCGGCGGCCCGCTGCTCCTCCTGGACGGCCGCGTGGCCGGGATCAACGGCATCCCCTGGATGCACGGTCTGAGCCTGGCGGTGGGAGCGCCCGCCTTCACCCGGGTGATCGGCCAGATCCTGGAGCACGGGGAGGCCACCCATCCCTGGCTGGGCTTCTCGGGCCAGCGCGAGGTGATCGAGCCGGAGATGGTCAGCCTCCTGGGACTTCCGGTCGACCGCGGCATCGCCGTCCGCATGGTGACCGAGAACGGGCCCGGGGCCAGAGCCGGCGTCCAGCCGCTGGACCTGGTGGTGCGCGTCGACGACGTCCCCGCCGACTCGCTGGGCACCATCCGCCAGCGGCTCAGCCTCTACCGGCCGGGGCAGAGCGCCAAGCTGACGGTTTTGCGCGGCGGCGCCCTTCTGGAACTCGACTTTCCCGTGGAGCAGGTACCTCAACTCCGCGCGTTGCAATAA